The Rhopalosiphum maidis isolate BTI-1 chromosome 2, ASM367621v3, whole genome shotgun sequence genome segment tgcctttataaaaataagtttaataagtttgtattattgtattggtaATGCACTAATACCATGGACGATGGACGTACTTTAGATATGtaattaacatattgtataatatgtacaagtaCAATATTGGGTATTTGGGTTTGCGATGTTAGTatgttacctatttataattataacgcaTTTGGTTTTTGGAAACGAGACCTTAACATCATAAGCTATCgacttgttaatatttaattttaaggtaattttattttacaatttggtttttacgaattaaatgttaagtacctaaataaatccCATAACAATTTGATCAATAAAAAAGATCTTTTAATGTAAACGTTTAATAGCATAGATGTctagtaatattaaacaaattttaatagcagatttgaaaaaaaataatttattcattattgtagtTTGTTGATATGCACCTTTGTATTTTCACTactctaattatttaaattttaagcattcaaattatttatcaattttttaaattttttaaagaattttcatAAGTTTTGATATTTCGAACTTTACCCTGCTCCCCttgagatttattattttatatttgtatatttatgatgAACGGCCGCCTGACAAAtggagttataataattattaaggcaTCAGTGGCCTCATTTGGTGGGAGGGCAGGTAGGGGCAATAGCCCCACCCTTGATTTTTTATTGGCTAGTAAAATTTTTGGTACGATAGTATCATAGCACCGCTGCAATTGTGGCTAtactcattaaatatatattttcatagttaTATTGACTAGTGGCCAAGTACCCTAGTGGATTCTATAATAGgttcataaaatcatataatgatCGGCAATCGACACACTATCTATCTATATCTGcagaaaacaaaatagaatTCACGGGTTATCGCATAgataaagaaatattcaaatatccgTAGAACTATTGTTCTGCGGTAGAATCACTGAGTAAATTACTCATAGGTACGCGTGTTATATTCTGTGACGCGTGTCacgtttattatcattatctttagaacatattattattttgtacgttATCATTGCAtagtaaactattaatttacatacaagCATATCGATTGCCAAGTACAACGCCGATGGACAAACGAATTATATCGGTTACAATTGATgccaattattaaaagaattatagtggtgtattattttatcattactttTCCTCGCCTCGACCACAGTTGAcacctactataatattataatctcggCCGCGGGCGGTCGACGGTTCATGGTTACGTTAGTACTTTAGTTCGTCGCTCGCTGCGGCTTTTTGCGGTCGGTCTGTGTATTTTATGTCGACGAGAACACTACAACAGTCGTCAATCATCAGACCTCAGACGTCAGTCGACAGTCACCATTCAACGCATATTGTGGCTTGCTGCTGATCGGCGTCTTCTAAAGTTCTAACTCGCCATGACATCGTCTAATACCGTCCAATCGGAAGTAATGTAAGTAGTATTGTTACGGAATACTGACTAATATAACCGAACTACGTTAGGttacaaacataaaacaataaacggTTGTGTGGGTAGGTTTAATCGaatgactattataattattaaaatcacataCATAGAGCAATATTTGTTCTCGTATAAGTACATACCTACATTGATTCCTGTGATCCATCCCAGTTCATTCGTTAATGATGTAAATATggtctatattaaaaaattggaaGTTACAgaatgttgtattttaaaataatatatttatgtgtttcgCATTAATCCccaaattctaaatatatatgcctaagtaatgtattaaaatcaaaaataaatatattaaaaaatttacgtTTTGATTTCGGGTAAGTACCTAGCATGATTATCTACTAAATAGATAACCATAACAcctagcaaaataaaatataacttatattattgaaataagctTATATTTGTTGTGTTTAATTAGCATTCTGATGTTCGGTTAGCCcgtttaagttaaatatttctaaaaatataaatttaaatgaatattaaaattagttggATTCTAATagtaaaactatatttcagCTCTTccactttatatttatatttaaatattattaaaatagaagtTTACCTTATCTCATACacatatgttaaaaatgattgtCGATTATTCTAATGAACAAAACAAGTTAACTATCGTTAAGGCATTAATACCTACTTCAAATTACCACATAAGTATCTCATATCTATGATTTTATTTGGTAAAcgagcattaaaaaaatatatattgtttgcatttatataaaattgtatagttaggtaggtataatacaaAGTGTCTTGATAGTTTTAAAGATCATGAATTCTTTATTACATTTGCCGATagcttacaaattttaaatcttattttttaaaaatataattatacataatttcatttgtgaatttataatgaattatcaaTATTGGTATTTCTAAGATCAATTTTACCAAATTGACCTTtgcatttttatctattataacagttattttgattattatcattttttcatagttcattcaatttaaattatcacttTTATCTATCtatcattatatagtattttatagatacctttaatattactattaatagcATTAAGTATACTCtgtataatcaaattatagtattaatttcaatagatAGATTTTTTTACGTATGAAGATATCtacttgtttaaataatttaaaagcaaaatgcttaataaatttccaaaataaaatctaaaacagatttcttaatagttaaatcataaatataattaggtagttaatttatacattgtataaagcTACTATAGATTAATTAATGGTTAATCACTTTCTGATAAAACTATCTTGCTATTTAGATGAGAAATgtctattaaatgtatttccttttatattagaaatttCTATTACGGAAAATGTATTaggtagtacatattataacctaCCTATTTATTCAGTAACATAATCATTTAACTTACCTTATAggaaatagtaaatttttataaccattacttattaattaactataatagattttatattatggatTAATAATGGCTGTAGggactgtttatttttaaaagaaactaTCATATTTGTTGAATTGTTagtgttttgataaaaaaaaatcaaaccacctgttacattaatttgaatattgaaatggtattatttgtataaaattgacTGTTGTATTACTTATAGTCTTTTAATACTTCATTTTGTTTTCTCATATATTTTACCAACAAAGgtcaatttaatttgtatttttcagcattcatcattattttttatttttctattatattttaataaaacatagctTGTTGCAGTATAATAatctactataataaattatgttataatatattatattaacataactaACTAATTGAAGCAATATATCTCATACATTCAGTTTTGTCAtccaattaatattgttaattttaaaatatgtctgaacattttaattgtagttGAATATGAATTTTggaataattactaattaattattactagttAACCAAACCTGATGCAACatataatcttatttattcttacaaattaaataatattccttTGTCATACCTACTAATTCTTATATtctataagtataatgttGATGAATAAggtttaaatttcaatgaaCAATCGAGGGTATTGATCAAATaaccataaacaatttaaattataggagTGAAAATATCTTAACTTTTTATCTTTGATTATTTAGTATCTATACTCATAACTCATTATTAAAGTTGAGGATACTAAGCCCATTCAATTCTTCCTTCCAAATTACACTTAgatgaataaatatacatcttttcttatttaaaaactaaaattagctAAGTTATTGTTACTCATTACCTTactattcttaatttaaattataattttatgtttttacttaatctacttgtatacaattttatattgtcctttgtataatattatcatgttaaccaaataaataaatatatattttttttttcagaaaacttGCACCTTCTGAACGTTTTTcgtgagtatttttttatttatattttaaatttactttaaataatttaatattcattatttataggagttttgtattattttttctttaatacaaaaaaataatataataatttattaatttgtattaaaactaatgaatATAGACTCtagttaatattgaaattgtgTACTATATGAACCAAATATTctagtagatattttttaagatttctataatttaatatttatttaaattattacataggttgtatttaatttgtttaataatataatcattagttttttgtaatatattattaatatttagcatcaaattatatacttgcctaattttctttatttataacatagtataaatattaaatactcaaatgtatattcttagattattacctaaaataataaatggagGTATAGCTGGTATAATTGGAGTAACCATAGTTTTCCCACTGGATTTGGTTAAAACAAGACTTCAAAATCAAAAGCCAGGTCCCGATGGATCTTTCATGTATAGATCAATGTAAGactacaaacataataattaactttataatattttaatattttaaacaaattaataggtTTGATGCATTTCGAAAAACATATGCTTCTGAAGGATATTTTGGAATGTACCGAGGATCTgccgtaaatattttattaattacgcCAGAAAAAGCCATTAAATTAGCAGCTAATGACCAATTTCGGCATTGGTTGGCACCGTCTGGgtatgtattacataaaaataattgaatagaaCAGAAGAAACATGTTAAAAACTCTAATTTTTAAGGAAGCCTTTAACGTTAATGCGCGAAATGTTGGCCGGTGCAGGTGCTGGGCtttttcaaattgttgttACCACTCCAatggaattattgaaaattcaaatgcAAGATGCAGGACGAGTTGCTGCACAAgctaaattaggtattttcaattattgttattattataattttttttttttttgtgaatataCTGAAAATTgatgtttgttattaaatttaaatattattgaatattggtttatttgtatcattagataaaaaaaaaaaattaaatctttctATTAGTCAATTTTTACTATagggaattattttatatttttttcataaaatctcTTCTTTTTTTAGAAGGAAAAACTGTGCCAAAAGTATCAGCTACTTCATTGGCACGTGAATTAGTTGCTTCAAAAGGATTATTAGGTCTTTACCGCGGTGTGGGAGCTACTGGAATGCGTGATGtaacattttctattatttattttccaatgTTTGCTCGACTAAATGCATTAGGACCACGTAAAAAAGATGGCtctggtatattttttatttttttcatatgaacattaaacataatttatgatttttgtttatcagGTGATGCAGTATTTTGGTGTTCATTTGTGTCAGGTTGTGTAGCTGGTTCAAGTGCTGCTTTAGCTGTAAATCCAATTGATGTAATTAAAACTAGATTGCAAGCAATTAAAAAGTCTGATGCAGAAGTTGAATATAAAGGAGTTGTTGACTGTTTTATGTaagatagtaatatttttaaataaattaagtaatttaatattattataaaataaatttatattttaggaaaaCATTACGTAATGAAGGTCCCTTGGCATTCTTCAGAGGTGGTGCATGTCGAATGATAGTGATTGCACCACTGTTTGGTATCGcacaaactatttattatttaggggTAGCTGAAAGAATTATGGGTGTGAACAAATAAAGAGACAATATTCAGTGtaaagcaataaaaatgtatctgcAATTAGTTCACTTTTATCCTTACACAGTATTATTGTTAGCTCATTTTTGCGTTTTCACATATTTCTGAGGcatagttatatacttatacgaatttcaaatttagtaCCTATGGTGGCAAACCATTTACCAAATttcactaaattatatttgttcaattatttaattcagagGCCAATAACAGTTCAGGgttgttatgatttttttttgttctattattttttgttggcttaaacaatttacatatttagttgtactataatatttttatgaaaaagaaatcatttattatactattattataaataatatttaaaagtaggaAACTTAGATGAaaacaatcatttaaatatatgttactaATGTTAAGGTTGAAATTAACTGTGATTGTTTATGAACATTATCTTCTTtgtgtacttaaatattacctatgctGTCATGCATTCCGTGTCCAATGTAACCGTGATTATATGTTAATgccaaattttttactttacttaCCAATATTAATGATGTAGTGTTATActtgttgtaattattttaatgatgtctaaaatctataataaatttgacaattaactttattaactaattaattctgtttttgtttataattatgtcaCGTTTGCTATAAtgctataaacattattaaacttgaaacctattaatttgaattataaaacagagatatgacataatatttaactgtgttttttattgaattatgtatTGCTTTAGCAAAGTAAGAATTATAAATGGATATTGACTTATTAGAATTTTTCTATAGATAAGTACAAGcactataaatgtttttatttctagtAAATATCTTACTCTGTGACATACTGACATTATAACTTATCAGtttatcactatattatatatttgtattattattattatattatatatttaagaacataaaaaaaattaatcactgAATCAGTTTCTTTGATTTCTCTATAAATTatcagaaaaaatacaaattatatttcttttaagaaatataaacatttatgctAAACTCtaggtttataatttaaatatgtcacaatatttaaatgtgattATTAGAATACTATATCTGCTATTGCTCTTAAAACTTAagagtgtttattattattttatgtcatgCGAAGAACCTAAGAAATCTACAGACATGTAGTGTttgacattaattaattttaagtgtacCAAAAAATTGCTAGTTAATAACAATGACATTGACAAATGAccctaatttttattaacattactattgttatatactcataatgaataattggtatataattatgtatttgctGTGTTTCATATTACTTGTATCTTCCTAAAATGAATaggtattaaagtattaaaactttagaaatatatagcattgaattagaaatgtattatttacatagtaATCTATCAACTTGAGGGAATTAGACAATAGATTCAGTCATATGATAcctatataagtaggtacttagtattaatatttatttttcaatgatagtGCTCCTATAGAACCTATCATTCAAACTATGAAGCACCTATTCTTaaacaaatgtaatttttggGTGGGGGTAGAGGGAGGATATTAATTATGTGTTATACTagcagtttttaaattaatatcctcATAGCTTAATTTAtggtttgtatttataattcttattttatattaattgttatactcAGACTTAACTTCAATAAAAAgccattattatgattattattgtttataaaatgctaGTATACCCTGACTTCTCCCgggaaaaaattaacaaatataaaatagagtgctttaaaaaatattaattacaataaattaatagtgagGTTCTAGTAATAACAACTTATCGAGgaacattattacataaaatggcTTTTTGATaaagcaaacatttttttattgataataattgaaaatttcacacgtttatagtttaaaaataagttaattataccatgtaaagaaaattttaatacaaaaaactgTTGATAATATGCAGGAAATctattgttattcatttttaaattacaagaaaatgtattttgtcaaTAACTAGTTTTGCgtaaaaaataccattttgttttatgactccaataaattttcaagaaaaattctgaaaattctttgctttttataaaaaataaaattcaagcatttttattgttcCAGCTCCAAAAAtcgaaagataaaataaagacaCTAAAGAtaacaaagaaataaaataggtatctctttaaaattactaaaatcaaTACCTAGGTGTTCATTATGTCTATGACTAATACTATATGTCTGTATcctgtataataggtactattgATACTGTATCCATTATcctgcatattatacatatcaaagCGATAAATTTGATGATGTAAAATGTATCCAACATCCAACTAttcaagtaaatataataaatatataaaaattacgtgTTACatgaaaattgataaaaaattgaattcacaAAATGTTAgcaatttatactatttattttagataggtGATAGGGATACCCAGTCAATAACACTCATTCAGGAACCTGATATAAGACCTACAACAAGATATAGGGATTAGGGatattgcaatttaaaatttttgatttattaaatttgtttaatatatgatatttatatatatatagatttatacatattataggagCAAGTTTCAAAACAACCCACCTTACCCACCCATCCACAAACTAAATTTACTAGGaccaatgtaatatttttaggttcttcttaaattaaatgttttattaacttttacaatttatgatattgatacacttaatttttacttaaatcagtagtaataataataaatacctattaattaacgACACATAGTGAATAAATTCATGACCAATTTTCaagttacttattttaataatttttattaaatttataaaagcatGCACCCTTTTACCCCCTTAGGTGCGCTTTTAGACCTAAGattcataaacaattaaatttagtaaatttaagcctgtagaatttatttttatatttaaatttttttaaatcagaaattaatcatttacgtattaactattattgtcaattactcaattataattacacaaataGATAAGTGAtatcagtttatttttattttgtattcatagTAAATCTAAGACGgtcaaaaaatgtaaagacattataagtataggtatctTTAAAACAGAAATGACGTATACGttcattaaacaaatatgaattatattatatattattcaactgAGAATTTTACACTTTAAGTGTAATCAACAATCTTATAGTTCTAGGACACATACGTTTAATACGaacgtaaaatatgaatttttaattgtatagatatgtatattatattaatatattatgtatgtatattgtacaattgttAATGCTATTTTGCTAGTtgataattatcttataactgttaggtatttacataaacattGTTAAGTAagcatattaatttcaaatatttcaagatttaaaagaaatcggtaattaaatttaaaaaaaaaacaagggtATATTTGCT includes the following:
- the LOC113551939 gene encoding mitochondrial glutamate carrier 1-like, with the translated sequence MTSSNTVQSEVIKLAPSERFSLLPKIINGGIAGIIGVTIVFPLDLVKTRLQNQKPGPDGSFMYRSMFDAFRKTYASEGYFGMYRGSAVNILLITPEKAIKLAANDQFRHWLAPSGKPLTLMREMLAGAGAGLFQIVVTTPMELLKIQMQDAGRVAAQAKLEGKTVPKVSATSLARELVASKGLLGLYRGVGATGMRDVTFSIIYFPMFARLNALGPRKKDGSGDAVFWCSFVSGCVAGSSAALAVNPIDVIKTRLQAIKKSDAEVEYKGVVDCFMKTLRNEGPLAFFRGGACRMIVIAPLFGIAQTIYYLGVAERIMGVNK